A window from Toxoplasma gondii ME49 chromosome IX, whole genome shotgun sequence encodes these proteins:
- the MIC12 gene encoding microneme protein MIC12 (encoded by transcript TGME49_267680), with product MAILRSGIAVATLCVALGFTSQRGVVAETCPARFTAWTYCGGQNAMQERHNVACANIVESRECEKPQSCGDFTEWVPSVANCREGQMQQRHREGCENHVERRMCTSPECVGKWTEWTYCNSKGIQQRHNASCHVVEIRGCGDVPEGCGEFGPWSPPLDDFNNCKHGVVYRRKREGCDLEEVRMCPKFDCSACSPNADCNKADSVCTCREGYEGDGLTCEPVNPCKNHNCSEHAVCFADGLQAKCRCEKGYDGKEGAGTQDDPCIDRDECATNTHQCPAHSTCRNTEGSYDCDCKTGYAMSETGSCEDVNECATENSCPENSSCVNTAGSFECVCNEGFRMNAETQQCEDIDECAEEGGCSANATCTNSVGSYSCSCPEGYKGEGTRDSPCNKIDYCGEGLHDCGEHATCRNEAVGFTCICDAGYTGLGKVSSPCVDIDECDREHPTHDCDSNATCTNTEGSFTCACNTGYTGEGRGADTCTEIDECADGTANCAAEATCTNTPGSFKCTCLEGYSGDGFTCSDNDECQQEPAPCHQSATCQNTPGSFTCACNAGFRGDGHTCGDIDECAEDPNACGAHAVCRNTVGSFSCNCEEGYGNLDEHRACHDINECEAEPERIPPNATCVNTDGSFEWSCNAGYEHVGSQCQKINFCARGFCSPHASCQEVSNGTSYECTCQPGYVGDGVGPEGCADRDECQTENHCSTDENGGICTNTEGSYTCSCKEGYRQLADGTCEDIDECASGHECHESATCHNTAGSYTCSCNPGFSGDGHECADINECETNAHDCGSHTTCENTVGSFVCNCKEGFVHSDEKTCRDVDECAENKHDCSVHATCNNTEGSFECSCKAGFEGNGKECSDIQFCSAGRSDCAANADCAENEAGTDYACSCHAGYRGSGHTSKGAADGCVDIDECTEGVDTCPRQGGRCVNTPGSYRCECEEGYTYTTKEDGTVECVDINECGVSEMNTCASKANGGVCTNTMGSYTCSCLPGYTPSDDGRVCTDIDECATENGGCSEHSQCRNLPGSYECVCDAGYEKVEGSEHLCQDIDECAAGTATIPNNSNCVNTAGSYEFACKPGFEHKDNACSKIDYCGRGGCNSLATCEETADGTDYVCTCPKGFVTQNEGRGADGCTDVDECAENGCAAYGSEGVICENTPGSFNCSCANGYLLNNGVCEEIDECAGSSSNTCADEGGICTNTPGSYTCSCKPGYDQQGHDCVDINECTTQEPCGDNADCENTSGSYICKCKAGFEMRDNQCVDIDECATNTNECHNHRGRCINTHGSYTCECIAGFIGDGKICINKNECQSGDFECGPNSHCVDTEGSYKCDCNSGYKQDPENPDSCIDRDECEIEGACDENADCTNLPGSFSCTCRAGYRQEGELCVKMNLCADDENGGCSPHADCEHLDKIVCTCRPGYEGDGITCTDIDECALNTDNCDSHATCENTDGSYHCACGSGFTGDGFTCEDINECETGEHECDSNATCENIVGSYSCHCPTGFAGDGRSCSPVEVVPGQESCNHWSAFTRCDPETHLSSRYCVDLPDKVESITCEVGSLPQPPTVAPGEGGEEDGNACGPWGPWSPCPGEGNNMSTRRREDTESEACVNQVETMECPTQAGQACGNYGAFSDCGVPLRGFAMAFPENCPELVAFAACDAPAPPQEDRCHSFSAWSKCTHIPGTTLYEQTRSCDGMDLTESRFCTPDDEVGSDVSTDVASECGSLGEFGECVNGLQERSYSDCPDHKEVRQCSDESCSAFGEWSPCGEPQQGLRIRKRRACDNVHCACVEAEVCGDATPEIEEEEGEHFPPEEGEVLPPYEEGPGEGELLPPEEEIPEGEHVPEEEIPEGEHVPEEEIPEGEHIPEELPEGEHVPEEEIPEGEHVPEEEIPEGEHIPEELPEGEHVPEEEIPEGEHVPEEEIPEGEHIPEELPEGEHVPEEFPEGEHIPEELPEGEHIPEEFPEGEHIPEELPEGEHVPEEEIPEGEHIPEEFPEGEHVPEEEIPEGEHIPEEEFPEGEHVPEEEIPEGEHVPEEELPGGELIPEEEIPEGEHIPEELPEGEHVPEEEIPEGEHVPEEEIPEGEHVPEEEIPEGEHAPEEETPAPEETEKEEEEGVPVAAIAGGVVGGVLLIAGGAGAAVYASQGGVEAAEDEVMFESEEDGTQAGENRESETVIEIEDDAWADMD from the exons ATGGCGATTCTGCGGTCAGGGATCGCCGTGGCGACACTCTGTGTCGCCCTGGGTTTCACTTCCCAAAGAG GCGTTGTAGCAGAAACATGCCCTGCCAGGTTCACTGCCTGGACGTACTGCGGCGGCCAAAACGCCATGCAGGAACGCCACAACGTCGCTTGCGCGAACATCGTTGAGTCTCGCGAATGCGAAAAGCCACAGTCAT GCGGTGACTTCACCGAATGGGTCCCGAGCGTCGCGAACTGCCGTGAAGGCCAGATGCAACAGCGCCACCGTGAGGGTTGCGAAAACCACGTCGAACGCCGCATGTGCACCAGCCCAGAATGCGTCGGCAAGTGGACCGAATGGACATACTGCAACTCCAAGGGCATTCAGCAACGCCACAACGCGAGCTGCCATGTTGTCGAAATCCGCGGGTGTGGCGATGTCCCAGAAGGCT GCGGCGAGTTCGGGCCGTGGTCTCCGCCACTCGACGATTTCAACAACTGCAAGCACGGCGTGGTGTACCGCCGCAAGCGTGAAGGGTGCGACCTTGAAGAAGTTCGCATGTGCCCCAAGTTCGACTGCAGCGCATGCTCACCGAATGCAGACTGCAACAAGGCCGACTCGGTGTGCACATGCCGCGAGGGCTACGAGGGCGACGGTCTGACCTGCGAGCCTGTGAACCCATGCAAGAACCACAACTGCTCAGAGCATGCAGTCTGCTTCGCCGACGGTCTCCAGGCGAAGTGCAGATGCGAGAAGGGGTACGACGGCAAGGAAGGTGCAGGCACCCAGGACGACCCCTGCATCGACCGCGACGAATGCGCCACCAACACGCACCAGTGCCCAGCTCACTCGACATGTCGCAACACCGAGGGTAGCTACGACTGCGACTGCAAGACAGGCTACGCCATGTCCGAGACTGGCAGCTGCGAAGACGTCAACGAGTGCGCCACCGAAAACTCCTGCCCCGAGAACTCGTCTTGCGTCAACACCGCCGGTTCGTTCGAGTGCGTCTGTAACGAGGGCTTCCGCATGAATGCCGAAACGCAGCAGTGTGAAGACATCGACGAGTgcgcagaggaaggcggctGCAGTGCCAACGCCACCTGCACCAACAGCGTGGGCAGCTACAGCTGCTCCTGCCCCGAGGGTTACAAGGGTGAGGGAACTCGAGATTCCCCTTGCAACAAGATCGACTACTGTGGCGAGGGTCTGCACGACTGCGGTGAGCACGCGACCTGCCGGAATGAGGCTGTCGGCTTCACCTGCATCTGCGACGCCGGCTACACGGGACTTGGCAAGGTCAGCAGCCCGTGTGTAGACATTGACGAGTGCGACAGGGAACACCCTACGCACGATTGCGACAGCAACGCCACCTGCACCAACACCGAGGGCTCCTTCACCTGCGCTTGCAACACCGGGTACACGGGCGAAGGCCGCGGCGCCGACACCTGCACAGAGATCGACGAGTGCGCCGATGGCACTGCCAACTGCGCCGCCGAAGCCACATGCACGAACACACCTGGCTCGTTCAAGTGTACCTGTCTGGAGGGCTACTCCGGCGACGGCTTCACGTGCTCCGACAACGACGAGTGCCAGCAAGAACCTGCGCCGTGCCACCAGTCTGCAACTTGCCAGAACACCCCCGGCAGCTTCACTTGCGCGTGCAACGCCGGCTTCCGCGGCGACGGCCATACCTGCGGCGACATCGACGAGTGCGCGGAAGACCCAAATGCATGCGGTGCACACGCAGTGTGTCGCAACACCGTCGGCAGCTTCTCTTGCAACTGCGAGGAGGGGTACGGCAACCTCGACGAACACCGCGCTTGCCACGATATCAATGAATGTGAGGCCGAGCCCGAGAGGATCCCGCCGAACGCGACATGCGTGAACACCGACGGTTCCTTCGAGTGGTCTTGCAACGCCGGCTACGAACATGTCGGCTCCCAGTGCCAGAAAATCAACTTCTGCGCTCGCGGCTTCTGCTCGCCGCACGCCAGCTGCCAGGAAGTGAGTAACGGCACCAGCTACGAGTGTACCTGCCAGCCCGGCTACGTCGGCGACGGTGTCGGCCCTGAGGGTTGCGCGGACCGGGACGAGTGTCAGACGGAGAACCACTGCTCGACGGACGAGAACGGTGGCATCTGCACCAACACTGAAGGGAGCTACACATGCAGCTGCAAGGAAGGGTACAGACAACTCGCGGACGGCACCTGCGAGGACATCGACGAATGCGCCAGCGGCCACGAATGCCACGAAAGCGCAACATGCCACAACACTGCCGGGTCATACACGTGCTCCTGCAACCCCGGCTTCAGCGGCGACGGCCACGAGTGCGCGGACATCAACGAGTGCGAGACGAACGCGCATGACTGCGGGAGCCACACGACCTGCGAGAACACAGTTGGCAGCTTTGTGTGCAACTGCAAAGAGGGCTTCGTCCACTCCGACGAGAAGACCTGCCGTGACGTCGACGAGTGCGCGGAGAACAAGCACGACTGCTCAGTCCACGCGACGTGCAACAACACCGAGGGCTCGTTCGAGTGCAGCTGCAAGGCAGGCTTCGAGGGCAACGGCAAGGAGTGCAGCGACATCCAGTTCTGCTCCGCCGGTCGCAGTGACTGCGCGGCGAACGCTGACTGTGCCGAGAACGAGGCCGGCACCGACTACGCTTGCTCTTGCCACGCTGGATACAGAGGCAGCGGTCACACGAGCAAGGGCGCAGCCGACGGGTGCGTTGACATCGACGAGTGTACCGAGGGCGTCGACACCTGCCCCCGCCAAGGAGGCCGATGCGTAAACACCCCGGGGTCCTACAGATGCGAATGTGAAGAGGGATACACCTACACCACGAAAGAGGACGGTACTGTTGAGTGCGTGGATATCAACGAGTGTGGCGTATCAGAGATGAACACCTGCGCCTCGAAGGCGAATGGCGGCGTCTGCACCAACACCATGGGGTCGTACACCTGCTCTTGCCTCCCGGGCTACACACCGTCTGATGACGGGCGCGTCTGCACAGACATCGACGAATGCGCGACTGAGAACGGCGGCTGCTCAGAGCACTCGCAATGTCGCAACCTCCCCGGCAGCTACGAATGCGTCTGCGACGCTGGCTACGAGAAGGTCGAGGGCTCGGAGCACCTCTGCCAAGACATCGACGAGTGCGCTGCCGGAACTGCAACCATCCCCAACAACAGCAACTGTGTGAACACTGCAGGGAGCTACGagtttgcatgcaagccCGGCTTCGAGCACAAGGATAACGCCTGCTCGAAGATCGACTACTGCGGCCGGGGCGGCTGCAACTCTCTGGCGACTTGCGAGGAAACCGCTGATGGCACCGACTACGTCTGCACATGTCCCAAGGGATTCGTCACTCAAAATGAAGGCCGTGGGGCTGACGGATGCACAGACGTCGATGAGTGCGCGGAGAACGGATGCGCAGCCTATGGCAGCGAGGGGGTCATTTGTGAGAACACTCCCGGCAGCTTCAACTGCTCTTGCGCCAACGGCTACCTCCTGAACAACGGCGTCTGCGAAGAAATCGACGAATGCGCGGGCTCCAGCTCGAACACCTGCGCTGACGAAGGAGGCATTTGCACCAACACCCCCGGATCGTACACTTGCAGCTGCAAGCCTGGATACGACCAGCAGGGCCACGACTGTGTGGACATCAACGAATGCACCACCCAAGAGCCTTGCGGCGACAACGCGGATTGCGAGAATACCTCTGGCTCGTACATCTGCAAATGCAAGGCCGGTTTCGAGATGAGGGACAACCAATGCGTTGACATCGACGAGTGTGCGACCAACACCAACGAGTGCCACAACCACAGAGGCCGTTGCATCAACACCCACGGATCGTACACCTGCGAGTGCATTGCCGGATTCATTGGTGATGGCAAGATTTGCATCA ACAAGAACGAGTGCCAGAGCGGCGACTTCGAGTGCGGGCCAAACTCTCACTGCGTCGACACCGAAGGTTCGTACAAGTGCGACTGCAACAGTGGCTACAAGCAGGATCCGGAGAACCCAGACAGCTGCATCGACAGGGACGAATGCGAGATCGAGGGTGCCTGCGACGAGAATGCGGACTGCACCAACTTGCCGGGAAGCTTCAGCTGCACTTGCCGCGCTGGCTACCGCCAGGAAGGAGAGCTTTGCGTGAAGATGAACCTCTGCGCAGACGATGAGAACGGCGGCTGCTCACCCCACGCGGACTGCGAGCACCTCGACAAGATCGTCTGCACTTGCAGACCTGGCTACGAAGGCGACGGCATCACCTGCACGGACATCGACGAGTGCGCCCTGAATACCGACAACTGCGACTCGCACGCCACTTGCGAGAACACCGACGGCAGCTACCACTGCGCCTGCGGCTCGGGCTTCACCGGCGACGGCTTCACCTGCGAGGACATCAATGAATGCGAGACCGGCGAGCACGAGTGCGACTCGAACGCGACCTGTGAGAACATCGTCGGCTCCTACAGCTGCCACTGCCCCACGGGCTTCGCCGGCGACGGCAGGAGTTGCTCGCCCGTTGAAGTCGTGCCTGGCCAGGAATCTTGCAACCACTGGAGTGCATTCACTCGCTGCGATCCCGAGACTCACCTCAGCAGCCGCTACTGTGTGGACCTCCCAGACAAGGTTGAGTCGATCACCTGCGAAGTCGGCTCCCTGCCCCAGCCCCCGACTGTCGCCCCCGGCGAGGGTGGTGAGGAAGACGGCAACGCATGCGGACCGTGGGGTCCGTGGAGCCCGTGTCCCGGCGAAGGAAACAACATGAGCACCcgccggagagaagacaccgaGAGCGAGGCGTGCGTCAACCAAGTCGAAACCATGGAGTGCCCAACTCAGG CTGGGCAAGCATGCGGCAACTATGGTGCCTTCTCCGACTGTGGAGTGCCTCTTCGCGGCTTCGCCATGGCCTTCCCCGAGAACTGCCCAGAGCTCGTGGCCTTCGCCGCCTGCGATGCTCCCGCGCCTCCCCAAGAGGACCGCTGCCATTCTTTCTCGGCCTGGTCCAAGTGCACACACATACCCGGCACTACTCTGTACGAGCAGACGCGCTCCTGCGATGGCATGGATTTGACCGAGTCCCGCTTCTGCACTCCCGACGATGAGGTCGGCTCGGACGTTTCCACTGACGTCGCTTCCGAAT GCGGTTCCCTCGGCGAGTTCGGCGAGTGTGTGAACGGCCTTCAGGAGAGAAGCTACTCGGACTGCCCCGATCATAAAGAAGTCCGTCAGTGCTCTG ACGAATCCTGCTCTGCCTTCGGCGAGTGGTCACCCTGCGGGGAACCCCAGCAAGGCCTGCGTATCCGCAAGAGACGTGCATGCGACAACGTGCACTGCGCCTGTGTCGAGGCCGAGGTCTGCGGCGATGCCACCCCAGAGattgaggaggaagaaggcgaacatTTCCCccctgaagaaggcgaggtcTTGCCTCCATATGAAGAGGGTCCTGGTGAGGGtgagcttcttcctcccgaGGAGGAGATCCCTGAAGGAGAACATGTTCCTGAGGAGGAAATCCCTGAAGGAGAACATGTTCCTGAGGAGGAAATCCCTGAAGGAGAACATATTCCTGAAGAGCTCCCAGAAGGCGAGCATGTTCCTGAGGAGGAAATCCCTGAAGGAGAACATGTTCCTGAGGAGGAAATCCCTGAAGGAGAACATATTCCTGAAGAGCTCCCAGAAGGCGAGCATGTTCCTGAGGAGGAAATCCCTGAAGGAGAACATGTTCCTGAAGAGGAAATCCCTGAAGGAGAGCATATTCCTGAGGAGCTCCCTGAAGGAGAGCATGTTCCTGAAGAATTCCCTGAAGGAGAGCATATTCCTGAGGAGCTCCCTGAAGGCGAGCATATTCCTGAAGAGTTCCCTGAAGGAGAGCATATTCCTGAGGAGCTCCCTGAAGGCGAGCATGTTCCTGAGGAGGAGATCCCTGAAGGAGAGCATATTCCTGAAGAGTTCCCAGAAGGCGAGCATGTTCCTGAGGAGGAAATCCCTGAAGGAGAACATATTCCTGAGGAGGAGTTCCCTGAAGGAGAGCATGTTCCTGAGGAGGAGATCCCTGAAGGAGAGCATGTTCCTGAGGAGGAGCTCCCTGGAGGAGAACTTATTCCTGAGGAGGAAATCCCTGAAGGAGAGCATATTCCTGAAGAGCTCCCTGAAGGAGAGCATGTTCCTGAGGAGGAGATCCCTGAAGGAGAACATGTTCCTGAAGAGGAAATCCCAGAAGGCGAGCATGTTCCTGAGGAGGAGATCCCTGAAGGAGAACATGctccagaggaagagactccTGCACCTGAGGAGACcgaaaaggaggaggaagaaggcgttCCAGTCGCAGCGATTGCCGGTGGTGTCGTCGGAGGTGTGTTGCTCATTGCTGGTGGTGCAGGTGCTGCCGTGTACGCATCCCAAGGTGGCGTTGAAGCAGCTGAAGACGAAGTGATGTttgagagcgaagaagacggaaccCAGGCTGGCGAGAAccgcgagagcgagacggtCATTGAGATCGAAGATGACGCATGGGCAGACATGGACTAA